The window CGCGTGATATGCTGGGCATGGCCGGGTTCCGGGTGGTCATCAATGTCCATGGCGACATTGTGCGTTTGGATCAGCCCGCCGCGCCGGAAGAAGGCGACGAATAGGTGTAAGTGCGACGCACCTTCTGAGGTGCGTTGCACTTGAGGTGCGTCGCCCTTGAGGTGCGTCTCCCTTGAGATAATCAGGTGCGACGCACTTCGGAAAGTGCATCGCACCTGGGGGTGGATCAATAAGCCCCTTTGCCGGACAGCAAATGCGGGATCGTTTGCAGCAGGATGCGCACGTCCAGCCCCACCGTCCAGTTCTCGATGTAGTAAATATCGAGCAGGCACAACTCATCGAATGACAGGTCGGAACGCCCGCTGACCTGCCACAGCCCGGTCATGCCGCCGACGACGGCCAGGCGCTGCCGATGCCACGGCTTGTAATGTTCCACCTCTTCGGGCAGGGGCGGCCGCGGCCCCACCAGACTCATCTGCCCCATCACCACGTTATAGAGCTGCGGCAATTCGTCCAAACTGAGCCGGCGAATGAGACGGCCGGCGCGTGTCAGGCGCGGGTCGGCCTTGATCTTGAACATCGGCCCGTCGGCCTCGTTCAACTCCCGCAGCGCCTCTTTCTGCTCATCGGCGTCGAGCACCATCGAACGGAACTTGTACATATTGAACAGCCGCCCCTCACGGCCGACGCGCGGCGAGGGGTAGAAGACCGGCCCCGGCGAATCGAGCTTGATAAAAAGCGCAATCGCCCCCATGACCAGCAGCGTGGGCAGGGCGAAAAAGGCGATGATGAACAGATCGAGCGCCCGCTTCAGTAGCCGCCCCCAGGTGCTGATGTGGCCGAAGGCGGCCATGTCGCGCACCCCCAGCAAGGGCATACCGGCCATCGTGGTGAACTCCACCCGGTTCAGGCTGAGTTGCAGCAGATCGGGCGCGACCTGGGCGCGCACCTCATGCTGGCGGCACACCTGGAGCAGGTTGAGCAGTTCCGGATGCATGGCCCCCGGCAGGGCCAGGAAGACGGTGTGGATGGGGGCCATGTCGCGCAGGTGGCGATCCAGTTCAGCATAGCCGCCCAGGCGGGGGATGCGGCCGATGCCGCCGTTGCTGCCCTCGCCATCGTCGAGATAGCCGACGAGGGCGAAACCGAGATCGGGCCGGGCCAGCAGGGTGCGGATGACGCTGCGGCCGGTCTCGCCCGCGCCCACCACCAGCGCCCGGTCGACGCCGATGCCGCGCCGGTAGAGCAGCGCCAGACTGACGCGGCGCGCCAGCCGGGCCGCGGCCAGTACCAGGACGATGAACAGCAAGGCCCAGAAGATGAGCAGGCGCGAAAACGGCGACGGCTGGACGAAGAAGGTGACGGCCATCATCAGGGCGATGCCCGCCGCCGTGGCCGTCACGATGCGCCCCACCTCGTCCAGCCACGATTCGCCCCGTCGCCGCCGCCAGACGCCGGTGTAGCGATAGGTCAGCGCCAGCAAGACGACCAGCACCAACTGCTGGCCCAGATAATCACGGTAGGGAGCGAATGACGTTACCGGCAGAAACCATTGCCAGACGTAGCGGGCCACGTAGGCCAGGGCGAACGCCAGATTGATGAGCACGACGTCAGTGAGGATCGTCGTCCAATGGATGACGTTGGCTTTCATCGGGCGCTCCTCGATGGGGATTCGGCCGCGCGGCGATAGACGGCGGCCGTCTCCTGCCCGGCGGCGGCCCAGGAGAAGCGCGCCGCGTGGGCCGGACCGGCGGCGCGGGCGCGGGCGGCGATGGCCGGGTCGTCCAGGGCTTGGGCCAGCCGGGCGGCCAGTTCGTCCGGGTCGCGCGGGTCGTGGTAGAGGGCTACGTCCCCCCCGGCCTCGGGCAGCGACGACGCCCCGGCGGCCACCACCGGCGTGCCGCAGGCCAGCGCCTCGACCACCGGCAGCCCAAAGCCCTCGTAGAGCGACGGCATCACCAGGGCGGCGGCGGCGTTATACCACAGCGGCAGCGTCTCATCGGCCACGTAGCCGGCGAAGCGCACCCGGTCGGTTAGGCCCAGCGCGGCCACCCGCTCAAAGATGGCGCCATAGGCCCAGCCTTTGCCGCCCACCAGCACCAGCGCCACGTCCGGCCGGTTCAGCCGGGCCAGCGCTTCCAGCAGCAGGAGGATGTTCTTGCGCGGCTGGAGCGTGCCGACGTGGAGCAGGAAGGTGTCGGGCAAGCCCTGTTGGCGGCGAAAGGCGGCCACGTCGGCCGCCGGCAACGGGCGGTAGGCCGCGCCGACGCCGGGGCGCACCACATCGATGCGCTCCAGCGGCGCGCCGTACACGCGGTGCAGGTCGCGGCGGCCCGATTCGGAGATGGTGATGAGGCGGGCGGCGCGGCGGCAGGCGTGGGCGGTCTCGGCCATCAGGTAGCGGCGCTGGGCGGCGGGGAAGCTGTCGGGTATCTCGATGAAGCTCAAATCGTAGATGGTGACCACGGCCGGGCAGGGGGCCAGCCGCGGCAGGGCGAAGGCCATGCTGTGCAGCAGGCTCAGCCGGTCGCGCCGGGCCAGGACGGGCCACACGGCCTGCTCCCAGGCGATGCGCGCCAGACGGTTGGCCGTGGGCAGGCGCGTGCCCACCGGGCGCAGGGTGGGATGCTCGGCCCATTCGGCCGCGCGGCGGGTGTAGAGGGTGTAGCGTAGGTCGTCGTCCGGCGGCAAATGGCTCAACACTTGATAGATGTACTGGTGGATACCCGCGCGGCGATAGCCGGCCTCGTCGGACAGGAGGTGGGCGTTGATGCCGATGTGGAGCGGTGGTTGAATCGGCCGCGACGGCGAAACGGACACGCTACGGCCCCCAATGAATCCTGACACTCGGCGCACTCATGGGCTAATTATACGATTTTCGGCTCAATCGGCATGTTGGCGATACCGGCAACCTTGCCCTGAGCCGGTCAATATGATAAACTACATTATGTATACATGACGCATGTCTGCATGCTTCATGTATACATACCGCCGGGGTTGACCGCGCGGTATGTCACTTATGAGCCGGGCAACCCGCCCGCCGCCGCAACGCCGCGACCTCTTCGCGGCCGGGCGGCGATCCATCGCCATACTTCTGGAGGCCGCGTGAATCGCACAAAAATCTTGTTGTTCCTAACGACTGTCCTGCTGCTGTTGGGCCTGGCCGCGTGCGAATTGCCCGCGCCGGGCAGCCAGCAGCCCTCGGCCACGAACACCCCGGTTCCGCCGCTGTTGGGCGTGCCGACCCAGGCGATCATCTTGCCCAGCCCGACGCCGCTGCCCGTGGCCCCGGTCGCCAGCCCCACGCCCACGACCGACCCGGCTCTGCTGGTCGCCAGTGCCACGCCGCCCCCGGCCCCCGAGGCCACGGCCGTCCCGGCCCCGGATACTTCATCGCCCACCGGCGAGACCATCCACACCGTGGCAGCGGGCGAGAATCTGTTCCGCATCGGGCTGCGCTATGGGTTCACCGTTCAGGAATTGGCAACCTACAACGGCATCGCCAACCCTAACGTGCTCAGCGTGGGCCAGCAGATCAGGATTCCTGCCAGGTAACAGGCTACCCAGACCTGACAGATTGCGCCCGGACTCTTGTCCGCCCGGACTCTTATCCGCCCACCTGTCAGGTCTAGACCGGCTATGGAAATCGTCCAATCCCGCATCGTCTGGGAGGGCAAGTGGCGGCTGCGCGTGGAGACGCTGCGCCTGCCCGACGGCCATGTCTTCGAGCGCGGGGCCATCGACCACCCCGGCGCGGTGGTGATCGCCCCGCTGCTGTTCGGCGCGGATGGCGCGCCGCTGCTGCTCATGTTGCGCCAACACCGCCATACCCTGGATCAGACGATTCTGGAATTGCCGGCCGGAACCAGGGAGCCGGATGAGCCGTGGCTGGAATGCGCCCAGCGTGAACTGCGCGAGGAGACCGGCCAGCGGGCGGCGCACTTCATGCCCCTGGGCGAAATCTGGCCCGCGCCGGGCCTGACCAACGAGCGGATGGCCCTTTTCCTGGCGACCGACCTGTCGCCCGACCCGCTGCCGATGGATGTCGATGAGGCCATCACCGTCGAGGCGTGGCCGTTGGCCGCGCTGGTGGAGATGGCGCTGGATGGGCGGCTGGAGGACGGCAAGAGCGTCGTCACCGTCTTGCGCGTGGCTAAAGAAATTGGCTACGGATGAAGACGGAAAAGACGGATTAAATTAAATTTAATCCGTCTTTTCCGTCTTCATCCGTAGCCAAATCTTTTTTTGGGGCAGCGCCTATTCCTCGTCGCGGGGATGCTCGTCGCCGAAGGACTTGAGTTCCGTCGCCAGTTCACGCAGGCGCTTCTTGACCGTGAAGTGCACCGTGCCTTCGGGATATTCGCCGTTTTCGTCCGCTTCGCCGGCCGGGCGGCCCATCAGCAGCTCGATGCCCTCGTTGATCGTGGACACCGGCCAAATGTGGAATTGCCCGGCGCGCACGGCATCGACCACGTCCTCGCGCAGCATCAGGTTGACGATGTTGGTCGTGGGGATGATGACGCCCTGATCGCCGGTCAGACCGCGCGCCCGGCAGATATCGAAGAAGCCCTCGATCTTCTCATTCACCGCGCCAATCGTCTGGATTTCGCCGCGCTGGTTGACCGAGCCGGTGACGCTGATCGCCTGCCGCACCGGCAACTGGCTCAGGCTGGAGATGAGCGCGTATAGTTCCGACGATGAGGCGCTGTCGCCGTCGATCCAGCCATAGAACTGCTCGAACGTCAGGCTGGCGTTGAGCGAAAGCGGCTGGCGCTGGGCATAGGTGCCGCCCAGATAGGCGTTGAGGGTCAGCACGCCCTTCTGATGGCTGGGCGAGTCCATATCCGTCTCGCGCTCGATGTGGATGACGCCGTTATCGCCCATGAAGGTGCGGGCGCTGATGGGGCCGGGATGGCCGTAGGTGAAATCGCCCAGCTCGCGCACCGTCAGGCCATTGACCTGGCCGATGGCCTCGCCCTGGGTGGCGACGAAGATCGCCCCTTCGAGGATGGCCTCGCTCAGTAGCTCGGTTTCGTGACTGGCCCGCTCGGTGCGTTCGTCCAGCGCGGCGCGCACGTCCTCGGCCGTCACGACCTCATGGCCGACGCTGCCCGCCCAATAATTGGCCTCGCGCGCCAGGTCGGCGATGGCCCCAAAGCGGGTGCTGAGCTTGCACTGGTGCTCGGCCAACCGCGCGCCATGCTCGATGATCTTGGCCATGGCGTCGCGGCCGAAGGGGCGCAACTTTTCTTCCTGGCTGCGGGCGGCGACGAACTCAGCGTAGGAGTGCTCGTGCTGCGGGTGGCGCGGCATCGTGTCGCTGAAGTCCGCCCGCACCTTGAACAGATCGCTGAACTCTTCATCGTGATAGAAGAGTTGATCGTAGGAATTGAAATTGCCCAGCAGGATGACCTTGAGCCGCAGGGGGATGGGCCGCGGCCAAAGGGTATTGGCGATGAGCGGGCCATCGGATTGCGGCGGCCGCATCTCGATCTCTTCCGCCTTCAGCGCCCGCTTCAGCGCTTCCCACATCTCCCGCTGGCGCAACAGGTCAGAGGCGTACATCACCAGATAGCCGCCGTTGGCCCGGTGCAGATCGCCGGGCCGAATCTGGGTGAAGTGGGTGGTCACGGCCTGGCCCTGCGATTCGTATTCCAGCCGGCCGAACAGATTCTCGTAGGTCGGGTTGAGTTGGACGACGACCGGCGCGCCCGCGCCGGCGCTGTTATCGACCAGCACGTTGACCTCGTAGCGGCGCAAGTCGATCAACTGGTCGATGTCGCGGTCATCGGGGGTGGGCGCGGCGCGGGTCACCTGCTCCAGCAGGTCCTCGCGCATGGCGTCCAGGAAGTCGCGCAACACGGGCTGCTCGGCGTATTGCTCGCGCAGGGTGTCGAATTCGTCCTGGATGGCGGCCTCGGCCACCTCGCGATCCAGCCGGCGGCGCTCCTCGCGGGCGTCGCGCTCGAGGATGCGCACCTCACGCAGAATGTTTTGCAGTTCGGACTGGAGCGCGCGCTGGGTATCGCGCCGGACGTAGCTTTCGTTGGCGTCACCGTTGGCTTCGGGGCCGTCGTCTTCGCTCACGTCGCGCACCATCAGGCCGGAGGGCGTCTCCTGCAAATCGAACCCCTGGCCGGAAGCCTTGCGGTCCAGTTCGTCGAGCATTTCCTCGCGCTGCTCGACGAGCTTCTGGTCGAGGGCATGGACGGCCTCGCGGTAGGAGCTGCTCTCCAGGGCCTGGGTCAGGGTGCTCTGGAGGCTCTCCACCAGGCGCTTCATGTGCTCGGCGAAGATGTTGCCCTGGCCGGGCGACAGGCTGATGGCCTGCGGCCGGTGGTTGGTCTCGAAATTATAGATATAGAGCCAATCGTCGGGCGTCGGTTCGTGGCCGCAACGCTCCTGGAGGAAGTGGCGAATGGCCGTGCTGCGGCCCGTGCCCGCCGATCCCATGACGAAGATGTTGTAGCCCTTGCTCTTTAGCCCCATGCCGAATTCGAGCGCTTTCGTCGCCCGCGGCTGGCCGATGATGGCCGTTGTCGGTTGCAGATCGGCCGTCGTCTCGAAGCTGAGTCCGACCGGATCGCAGACCATACGGAGTTGTTCAGGTGAAAGTGGTTTCACATGTGCCGACATTAATTTTCGTAGTTTACCTCGGTAGTTGGGGGCTAGAACCCTTATCATACTGCTACCGCCGACGAATGACAAGCGTAGGGGTTGGTGAGCGGCGGCGGTCGTGATAGCATTCACCCAAGTCTCAGGCAGAGTCGCAAGGGTGAGATGAAAGTGGGCGACATGGACGATTTCCAGCAACAGGTGGTTCTGGTGACGGGCGGGACGGGCAACCTGGGCCAGGCCGTGATCCGCGCGTTTCTGGCGAGCGGGGCGCGGGTGGCGGCGGTGGTGCGCAAACCGGGCGACGCCGCGGCTGTTTTCGCCGCCGACGCCCCGGCCGAGCGCTGCCGGGCCGTGGTGGGCGATTTGATGGACGAGAGTTCCGTGGCCGGGCTGGCCCGGCAAACGCTCGACGCCTTTGGCCGGATCGACGTGCTGGTGAACACTGCCGGCGGCATTCGCGCCGGCACACCGCTGCACGAGACGTCGCTCCAGGATTGGGACTTTATGATGAACCTCAACGCCCGCACCGTGTTCCTCATGGCGCGGGCGGTCATCCCCACCATGCTGGCGCGGCAACAGGGCAGGATCATCAGCATCGCCGCGCGGGCGGCGCTAAAGGGCACGGCCCGCCACGGCCCCTATAATGCCTCCAAGATGGCCGTCATTCGCCTGACGGAAACGATGTCGGCCGAGCTGAAAGGGCGCGGCATCAACGTCAATTGCATCCTGCCGGGCACAATCGACACGCCGGCCAACCGCGCCGAAACCCCCGACGCTGACTTCAGCAAATGGGTCTCGCCGGAATCGTTGGCCGGGGTCATCCTCTTCCTGGCCTCCCCCGCCGCGGCCGACATCCACGGCGCGGCCATCCCGGTCTACGGACGAAGCTGATTTGAGCGAGGCCACGCGACTGACGACAAAGACGAAGCTCATCTTCGGCCTGGGCGATTGGGGCACGTCGGCCGCCGCCACGGCGCGCAATATCTTCTGGTTCGTCTTCCTGACCAACGTCGTCGGCCTCAATCCGGGGCTGGCCGGCGGCATCTGGCTGGTCGGCCGCTTGTGGGACGCGGTCAACGATCCGCTCATCGGCAGCCTCAGCGACCGGCTGCACTCGCGCTGGGGGCGGCGGCGGCCGTTTCTGCTCATCGGCGCCGTGCCGTTTGCCCTGACCTTCTTCCTGTTGTTCTTCATCCCCCCTTTTGAATCCACGGCGGCGCTGGTCATCTACTACAGCATCATCTTTTTGCTCTATGACACGCTTTACACCGTCGTCAACGTGCCCTATCTGGCGCTGGTGCCGGAACTGGCCCAGACCTACGACGAGCGCAGTAGCCTGACCGGCTGGCGCACCGCCTTCTCTTTCCTGGCCCAGTTGGCGACGGCCGGCGCGTTCAAGCTGCTGGCCGAAAACGTCTTCGCCCCCTGGTTCGGCGGCGGGCCGGATGGCATCCGCTTGGGCTATCTGCTGGCCGCCGGACTATGGGCGCTCAGCATGGCCCTGCCGCTCATCCTGCTGGCCCTGACCATCCGCGAGCCGGAACGCGAGCCGGTTTCGTCCCCCATCCGCCTGCTGGGCAACTTCCGTGAGGTGTTCAACAATCGCCCCTTCCGCCTGGCGGCGCTCATCTACCTGTTGTGCTTCACGACCGGCGACGTCATCCTGCTGGTCTTCGTGCGCTATCTGATCGATTACGTGCGCGTGCGGCCGGGCTTCGATAGCGTGGTGCTGGCGGTGGTGCTGAGCGCGTCGCTGCTCAGCATCCCGCTGGTCTTGGCCCTCATGCGCCGCACGGATAAGCGCACGGCCTATCTGATCAGCATTGGCTTTATGGTGGCGGTGCTGACCGTCGGCGCATTTTTGCCGCCGGGGGTGCAAAACCCGCTGCTCATCGGCGCGGTGTTGGCCGGGATGGGCTTCGCCGCCATGAGCATCATCCCCTGGGCCATCGTCGCCGACGTGATCGAGGTCGATGAATTGCAGACCGGCGAACGGCGCGAGGGCCTCTATACCGGCTATCTGGTGTTCCTGCGCAAGCTGGCCACGGGTCTGTTCGTCTTCGGCGTGGGACAATTGTTGTCGGCCACCGGCTACGTCAGTTCGACGACCGGCAGCCTGTTCATCGATCAGCCGCGGGCGGCGCTGAACGCCATGCGCTTTCTGGTCACCGTTATTCCGGCCGTGGCTCTGGCTTTGTCGCTGGTGCTGGCCTGGCGCTTCCCGCTGGATCGCGAGGCCCACGAGGCCATCCGGCGCGAACTGGAAGCGCGGCGGGCCGGATTATAAGATGTAGGGCGGGATGGTATCCCGCCCCGGCTCAGATGGGCGGGATACCATCCCGCCCTACAAATAGGAGATATGAATGTTGAATATAGGCGATACCGCCCCCGATTTTGAACTGCTGACCGACACCGGCGAACCATTGAAGCTGTCCGATTTACGCGGCCGGCGCGTCATCCTGTTCTTCTACCCACGAGCCGACACGCCCGGCTGCACCAAACAGGCCTGCGGCTTCCGCGACCGCTTCCCGCGCATTGAGACGGCCAACGCCGCCGTCATCGGCCTCAGCCCCGACGCGCCGAAAGACCTGGCCAAGTGGAAGGCCAAGGAGAGCCTGCCCTATACCCTCGTCTCCGACCCCGATCACCAGGTGGCCGAAGCCTATGGCGCGTGGGGCGAGAAGCAATCCTACGGCAAGACCTACACCGGCATCCTGCGCGGCCACGCCGTCATCGGCCCCGACGGCACGCTCGAAGACCTGCGCACGCGCATCAGCCCCGACGAGAGCGTCGAACTGGCCGTAGCTTTTCTAGAGGGGAAATGAATTAGCCACGGATTGACACGGATTACACGGATTTGAACGGATAGACCAACTTCTATCCGTCAAATCCGTCAAATCTGTGTAAATCCGTGGTGAATTATTATTCGGAGGTTGCCATGCGCGCGATTCGTTTTAGTCGTTTTGGGCCGCCGGCCGAGGTGCTGAGCCTGGAGGAACTGCCCTTGCCGGAGCCGGGGCCGGGGCAGGTGCGGCTGCGGCTGACCCACCGGTCGATCAATCCGTCGGACCTGCTGACCGTCAGCGGCGAATACGGCCGCCTGCCGCGCCTGCCGGCCACACCGGGCTTCGAGGCCGTGGGCCGGGTCGAGGCGCTCGGCGAAGGGGTCAGGGGCTTGCCCATCGGGACGCGGGTCGTGCCCCTCGGCGTGGGCGGCACGTGGGCCGAATCAGCCACGGCCGCCGCGGCGCTGCTGCTGCCCGTGCCCGAGGCCGTCAGCGACGCCGCCGCGGCCCAGTTCGTCGTCAATCCGGTGACGGCCTGGGTGATGCTGGTGGAAGAGTTGCAACTGGAGCCGGGCGACTGGGTGGTGCAGACCGCCGCCGGCTCGACGCTGGGGCGGCTGGTCATCCAGCTTGGCCGGTTGCGCGGCTATCGGACGATCAATCTGGTGCGCCGCCCGGAGCAGGTGGACGAACTGTTGGCGCTGGGGGCCGACGCCGTCTATTGCACCGGCGACGAGGACGTGGTGGAACGGGTGCGCGAGGTGACCGGCGGCCGGGGGGCGAAGGGCGCGCTGGAGGCGGTCGGCGGCCGAACGGGCGAGATAGCCCTCAAAACGCTGCGGCCGGGCGGCACGATGCTGGTCTATGGGATGCTGGGCGGCGAGCCGTTGCCGCTCCACAACGGCGAAATGCTCTTCCGCGGCCTCACGGTGCGCGGCTTCTGGCTATCGCAATGGTTCCGCCAGACCGACCCGGCCCACGTGACGGCCACGCTGGGCACACTGATGCAACTGATGGCCGACGGCCACCTCTTGCCGCCGGTGGAGGCCGAATATGACCTGGCCGATTTCCAGACGGCCATCGCCCATTGTGAACGGCCGGGGCGGCAGGGGAAGGTGTTGCTGACGGGATGAAATAAATTAACCACGGATTTTCACGGATTCCACGGATGGATACGGATAACTGGCTTGTTCAACCGTTAGGTTAGGTTTTGCAGAGTCGAAAAAAATCTGCGAAATCTGCGGATAACTCCTCTTATTCCGCCGCTTTGGGGATAGTGACACTATCCGGCAGCAGGGCGCGGCCGTCGGGTAGCAGGCCGTCGGGGGCGATGGCCTCCAGGCGCGCGCCGTCGTCGGGCCGGTAGAAGCCCGTCGCCAGCCGGTATTCGCCCGGCGGCAGCCCCACCAGATCAAAGGTCACCGCATCGGCCACGACTTCCCCGGCCGTCCATTGGCCGGTCGGGTAGCTGTTGCCGGCGGCATGGCCGTCGATCTGGGCCACGACCGCGCCGGTGGCATCGATGAGGTGGACGAAGCGGGTGAAGTCGGTCGTCAGATCGGCTGGGGCCTGCCAGTAGAGGGTTAGCGCCAGCCGGTCGGCGCTCGTTGCCTGCGCCACGCCCTGCAACCAGATGAGATTGCGCCCCGCCTCATTGAAGCTGACGTCCAGGCGCGTGAGGTTGTCCGGCGTCGTGAAGTTCGGTTCCACCGCGCGGAAGGCGATCCCGCCCTCGGCCGCGGTCACTTCCCCCAGGCGGCGCGTCAGCAGGGTCGCGCCCGTGGTCGTGTCGTACAGGAGCATCACCAGCGAATAGGGCGGCGAGCCGGCTAGCGTCTCCGGCAAGCGCAACGCCAGCCAGTCGCGAATCGGCTCGTCCGGCGACCAGCCGTCGGTGGGCTGATAGCCGTAGCCCGGCTGCGTGTCGAGTTGGCTCAGCACCAGCCCTTCCCCATTCTGCAATCGCCAGGAGACCTGATAGCGCCCGCCCAACGGCTGGTCGACCAACCAGGCGAAGCGGCCATCGAGCGTCGTCGGGTCGCGGACAACCATAGCCAGCGGACGAACATCCAACTCGGCCGCCGGCGTCTCCCCTGCCCCCCCGCTCCCCTGCTCCCCTGCTGCTGCCAACACCCTCACCGGCCGCAAAAACAACTCCCCCCGCGTGCCGCCCGACGGCAGGAGCGGGCGCGCGCCGTCGATGGTCAGGCGCGGGACGTAGAGGCCGGGCGGGGCATCGGGCGGCACGGGCAGCGCAAAAACGACCGATTCGTCGTTGAGGGTTTGGGTTGCCACAGCGATGACCGGCGGGTCAGCCGCGTCGTCGGGCGTGGGCCGGGCCAAGGCGGGCGTCACCAGCGCCAGCGTCGCCGCCGCCGCACTGCCCGGCGAGAGGCTGAGCGTGACGGTCAGCGTTTGCCCGGCGGACAGTTCTTCCGCGCTATAGCCATACTCGTGGAGGCGCGATCCGTCCTCAAAACCAACCCCGCCGGTATCGTGGTGCAGATAAGCCATTTGGGCGAAGTCCCACGTCAGGTCGCCCGGCGGCAATTGGCGCGGATCATTGCGCCATAGCAAGGCGAGGACAAACAAAAGGAGCACTCCCCCGCCGACAGACCACAGACCGCGCCCGGAAGAACGCTCCCCTGCCCCCTCTCTCCCCTGCTCCCCTGCTCCCCTGCCCCCCCGCTCCCCCGCCCCCCTGCCCGGAACCACAAGCAACACGACCACAACCACGACCGCCACCAACGACACCACCTCGGCCGCCACGCGAATGGGCGTGCGGCCAAGTTCCAGCGCCACGGTGTGATCGCCCGGCGGAATGGTCAGGGCCATGAGACCCGACGAGGGCAGCGGGCGCAGGTCGGCCGGTTGGCCGTCGATGGTCGCCCGCCAGCCGGGCCAGTAGAGCGTGGGGAAGCGCACCTCCGCGCCTTCGGCGGTGTCGATTTGCCACGTCTGTCGTGTTGCCCGGCGCTCCCGCAGTTCGGCCGATTGCAGCGCGCCGGACAGGGCCACCAGGCGGTCACGGTCGCCGGCATTGAGCCAGGCGCTCGTCCACGGCCGCGGGCTGGACGCGGGCGTCAGGTACTCGGCGCTGACCGTCGTGCCGATGTTGCCGGTGAACCATTCGTAGTGGGCCAGCCGCTCGGCGGTCACGTCGGCGTCGGTCAGGATGAGGTGATCGACCCGCAGACCGAGCAGCGCGGCGGCCAGCAGTACGAGACTTGCCAACCCGACCACGGCGGCGCGCGCGGCGGGCAGGGCCGTCGCCCGCGCCAACCCGCCGGTCAACAACGCCAGGAAGAACGACGCCACCGACAGGAAGCGCCATGGGAATTGGGCGAACGAGAGCAGGGGTAGGTGATCCCACAATGGCCGGGATAACGGCGTGATCATGAAGATGGCAATGAGGGCGGCGACGATGAGGAAGATGTCTGTAGCGGGTAGCGGGTGGCGGGTGGCGAGTGGCGAGTGGCGAGTGGCGGGTGGCGCGGTGGCGGTGGTTGGTCGTCTGGTGAGCAGTAGCGCCGCCGCGCCGGCCACGGCCAATAAGACCTGGACGAGGCCCAGACGAAAGGCCACGCCGCCGTCGGGGTTGTAGTCGAAGAGTAG is drawn from Candidatus Promineifilum breve and contains these coding sequences:
- a CDS encoding sugar transferase, with the protein product MKANVIHWTTILTDVVLINLAFALAYVARYVWQWFLPVTSFAPYRDYLGQQLVLVVLLALTYRYTGVWRRRRGESWLDEVGRIVTATAAGIALMMAVTFFVQPSPFSRLLIFWALLFIVLVLAAARLARRVSLALLYRRGIGVDRALVVGAGETGRSVIRTLLARPDLGFALVGYLDDGEGSNGGIGRIPRLGGYAELDRHLRDMAPIHTVFLALPGAMHPELLNLLQVCRQHEVRAQVAPDLLQLSLNRVEFTTMAGMPLLGVRDMAAFGHISTWGRLLKRALDLFIIAFFALPTLLVMGAIALFIKLDSPGPVFYPSPRVGREGRLFNMYKFRSMVLDADEQKEALRELNEADGPMFKIKADPRLTRAGRLIRRLSLDELPQLYNVVMGQMSLVGPRPPLPEEVEHYKPWHRQRLAVVGGMTGLWQVSGRSDLSFDELCLLDIYYIENWTVGLDVRILLQTIPHLLSGKGAY
- a CDS encoding glycosyltransferase family 4 protein, producing MSGFIGGRSVSVSPSRPIQPPLHIGINAHLLSDEAGYRRAGIHQYIYQVLSHLPPDDDLRYTLYTRRAAEWAEHPTLRPVGTRLPTANRLARIAWEQAVWPVLARRDRLSLLHSMAFALPRLAPCPAVVTIYDLSFIEIPDSFPAAQRRYLMAETAHACRRAARLITISESGRRDLHRVYGAPLERIDVVRPGVGAAYRPLPAADVAAFRRQQGLPDTFLLHVGTLQPRKNILLLLEALARLNRPDVALVLVGGKGWAYGAIFERVAALGLTDRVRFAGYVADETLPLWYNAAAALVMPSLYEGFGLPVVEALACGTPVVAAGASSLPEAGGDVALYHDPRDPDELAARLAQALDDPAIAARARAAGPAHAARFSWAAAGQETAAVYRRAAESPSRSAR
- a CDS encoding LysM peptidoglycan-binding domain-containing protein, with the translated sequence MNRTKILLFLTTVLLLLGLAACELPAPGSQQPSATNTPVPPLLGVPTQAIILPSPTPLPVAPVASPTPTTDPALLVASATPPPAPEATAVPAPDTSSPTGETIHTVAAGENLFRIGLRYGFTVQELATYNGIANPNVLSVGQQIRIPAR
- a CDS encoding NUDIX domain-containing protein, producing the protein MEIVQSRIVWEGKWRLRVETLRLPDGHVFERGAIDHPGAVVIAPLLFGADGAPLLLMLRQHRHTLDQTILELPAGTREPDEPWLECAQRELREETGQRAAHFMPLGEIWPAPGLTNERMALFLATDLSPDPLPMDVDEAITVEAWPLAALVEMALDGRLEDGKSVVTVLRVAKEIGYG
- a CDS encoding Lon protease family protein — protein: MVCDPVGLSFETTADLQPTTAIIGQPRATKALEFGMGLKSKGYNIFVMGSAGTGRSTAIRHFLQERCGHEPTPDDWLYIYNFETNHRPQAISLSPGQGNIFAEHMKRLVESLQSTLTQALESSSYREAVHALDQKLVEQREEMLDELDRKASGQGFDLQETPSGLMVRDVSEDDGPEANGDANESYVRRDTQRALQSELQNILREVRILERDAREERRRLDREVAEAAIQDEFDTLREQYAEQPVLRDFLDAMREDLLEQVTRAAPTPDDRDIDQLIDLRRYEVNVLVDNSAGAGAPVVVQLNPTYENLFGRLEYESQGQAVTTHFTQIRPGDLHRANGGYLVMYASDLLRQREMWEALKRALKAEEIEMRPPQSDGPLIANTLWPRPIPLRLKVILLGNFNSYDQLFYHDEEFSDLFKVRADFSDTMPRHPQHEHSYAEFVAARSQEEKLRPFGRDAMAKIIEHGARLAEHQCKLSTRFGAIADLAREANYWAGSVGHEVVTAEDVRAALDERTERASHETELLSEAILEGAIFVATQGEAIGQVNGLTVRELGDFTYGHPGPISARTFMGDNGVIHIERETDMDSPSHQKGVLTLNAYLGGTYAQRQPLSLNASLTFEQFYGWIDGDSASSSELYALISSLSQLPVRQAISVTGSVNQRGEIQTIGAVNEKIEGFFDICRARGLTGDQGVIIPTTNIVNLMLREDVVDAVRAGQFHIWPVSTINEGIELLMGRPAGEADENGEYPEGTVHFTVKKRLRELATELKSFGDEHPRDEE
- a CDS encoding SDR family NAD(P)-dependent oxidoreductase, with protein sequence MKVGDMDDFQQQVVLVTGGTGNLGQAVIRAFLASGARVAAVVRKPGDAAAVFAADAPAERCRAVVGDLMDESSVAGLARQTLDAFGRIDVLVNTAGGIRAGTPLHETSLQDWDFMMNLNARTVFLMARAVIPTMLARQQGRIISIAARAALKGTARHGPYNASKMAVIRLTETMSAELKGRGINVNCILPGTIDTPANRAETPDADFSKWVSPESLAGVILFLASPAAADIHGAAIPVYGRS